The window AAAGGGCTTGAGGACTTGAAACACCGGACCGTGTTCCAGGCTTTTGCCTACAGAATGAAGCACCGTGAGGATCGATAATTGACCGCTCCTGATTCACAAGTCTCCGAATGGATCACCGGCGTGGTTGGCGAGTCCCATTTCTTCGACAACATCATGACGCTGCTGGCCTCCGACTTCTTTGCCCCGGTATCAATCAGCCTGTTCTTGCTTTATATCTGGTTTGGGACCCGCGATCCCATCCTGAGAGTGAAGAATCAGTACGGAGTCATGTGCGCTTCTGCTTCGCTGGGTGTCGCCTGTCTGGGGGTAAAGATTCTCAATTCGCTCATTAATTTCGATCCATGGCCCCGCCCATTTATGGCCGACGATCCCGGCCTCCGGGAGAATGCCACTCATGCGGCCCAGGTCATCTTCTATTTTCCAACCGATCCGTCATTCCCGGCCAACATGGCCGCGGTTGCATTCGGCGCCGCGGCGGGGATGTGGTTTTATCGGCGCAGGGCTTCCATCCCTCTCTTCGTCTTTGCCATACTCTGGTCCTGCGGCCGCGTCTATGCCGGCGTTCATTATCCCCTGGACATCCTGGGCGGTGCAGCCATTGGGGTCAGTATGGCATGCGTGACCTATGGATTAATGAAAGTCTTCTGGCCTCTGCCCGCCTTTTTCCACTGGATTGGCCGCAAACT is drawn from Dehalococcoidia bacterium and contains these coding sequences:
- a CDS encoding phosphatase PAP2 family protein, whose protein sequence is MTAPDSQVSEWITGVVGESHFFDNIMTLLASDFFAPVSISLFLLYIWFGTRDPILRVKNQYGVMCASASLGVACLGVKILNSLINFDPWPRPFMADDPGLRENATHAAQVIFYFPTDPSFPANMAAVAFGAAAGMWFYRRRASIPLFVFAILWSCGRVYAGVHYPLDILGGAAIGVSMACVTYGLMKVFWPLPAFFHWIGRKLYLA